The genomic stretch TAAAGATTCTTCCGGTAGCTAAATCTACTGAGATACTCTTTCTGAACAAGACCTTTTGGGAGGACTTTGCCGCAGAGACGGGTGCTTCTCTTGATACTCTTAAGACCTGGGAGGGATTGGTACAGACTGCTAAGCTTTACTATGAACATACGGGCAAAGCCTTTTTTCGTATAGATGCAGTGGCTAATTTTATGTTGATATCTGCCATGCAGCTAGGGGAAGAATTCTATCAATATGATGATGACATTGCCAGCCTGAATTTCAGTCAGGATACGGCATATCGGATATGGGTTAATTACTACGTGCCTTATCTTAACGGTTATTTTGCAAAGTCAGGCCGGTTCAGTTCTGATGATGCCAAAACAGGAATTATTACTGGATACACTGGTTCTACGGCAAGTGCTTCTTATTTTCCGGAAGAAGTTGCCTGTGAGGATATTGTTGCTCCTATTGAAGTGTTGACTCTTCCTTATCCCTACTATGAGAATTCCAAACCTTATGTTGTACAGCAGGGAGCTGGCATGTGTATTACGAAAAGTGATAAAGCCCATGAGTATGCTGCTTCTGTCTTCCTGAAATGGTTTATAGATATGCCTCAGAATATTGACTTTGCAGTTTCCACTGCCTATCTTCCCGTTAAAAGCCAGTCATTGACCGCGAATGCACTTATGAAAACAAGCAACTATGAGGAAATTTCAAATGCTGCTGTTAAAAGTTCCATTGAAACAACTATCAATATGCTCAGCACTCATACATTATACGGGAATAAACCTTTTACAAACAGCTTTCAATTAAGGTCGATTCTGGAAAACCATCTTTATACCAGGGTCGAAACAGATCTTGCTCTTCTAGAGAAACGTATTATAAACGGCGAAGATCGTACCACTGTTATAAAAGAACTCTGTTCCAAAGAACATTTTTCGTCCTGGTACCAGGCCTTTACCAATGAACTTCAGACAGTATTGAGGACTTCCAAATGAAATATATTAAAGTAGACAGACAATCAATGGTATTCCGGCTTACATCACTGACAGTTATTATTATCCTGGGGCAGGCAGCCCTCTTATCCTTATTTTTGATTATAGGAGGGGTATTAAGCACAGCAGAAGAAAATGCCTTCAGTTCCTTTTCCAGTAAGGTAAACAATCGCAAGGACTATCTCCAGCGAGAAATGAAGCTGCGCTGGACTAATATGGACCCTTATGTTGATCAGATATCAGGTCAGTATAGCATTCAAGAAGCCCCCGAGGAATTTCTTAAAAATATTAGCGAGTCCTTAATCTCTATGCTGCGGGCAACCCAGGTGACCGGTGCTTTTGTTATATTAAATAATCCCGGAGATGAAAAACCAGCATTATACATCAGAGACTATGACCCAATTCTTAATGACTATAATAAAAGGGATTTGTATATGGTCTTTGGTCCCTCCGGGTTAGCCAGGGATTTGCAGATTCCGCTGGATAAAATATGGAAAGACCGGATAAACCTGAATACCATTGATTCGGATTTCTTTGAACAACCTTTAAGCATAGCTGATTTGTCAACAGATTCCAAACTCTTGGGGTATTGGGGTATTCCCTTTAAACTCTCAAAAGAGGATATCTCAATCATTACCTATTCCATGCCTCTTTTTGACAATGAAAATAATCTTATAGGTATCATCGGTGTAGAAATATCTGAGCAGCATTTATTTAAGTATTTGCCTGGGACAGACCTGCAAACCAAAGACTCCTTTGGTTATATGCTTGGAATCCGGAATCCGGATACCGGAGAATTACATACACTGATAACAACAAAAGCAATCCAGAAAAGAATAACGACTGCCAATGAATCCTTGCGTTATACCACCGCAGATGACAATAATTCAATTTATCTTCTGGATAACAGTAATGTTAGCTGGAAGCTCTATCTGTCCATCGAAAACCTGGGACTTTACGGAAACAATACCCCTTTTCAAGATAACCAATGGTATCTTATCGGTATTATGAAAGAAAGTAATCTGTTGGAATATGCCATCAGAATGAAACAACTTTTATTGATTTCCTTTATTGCCTCCGTTATCACAGGTGGGTTTCTTGCCTATTTCGTCAGTTACCGGTTTACCAAACCTATAATCAAAGCAGCCAAGAAGGTAAATGCTACCAAGACAGCACAGGTGATAGAGTTTGAGAATACCGGACTTACAGAAGTGGATGAATTGTTGGATGCCATACAGATAACCAGCAATAAGCTGCTTAAGGCTTCCGGCAGAATGTCTTGTATTATTGGAATGCTGGAATTGCCCATTGGTGTTTTTGAATTCAGCGAAAGTACAGATGCTGTCTTTCTAACAGACAGGATTCCTGAATTTCTAGGCTATGATCCCAAGACAGGCCGCTCTACTGCAGATAAAAAAGAATTTTTTACATATAGATTAAACGAATTGCTGAAGCATGCTGAAGAAGCAGAAGAAGATGTTTACTATCTCGACAGCCCGCCTGGCAAATGGCTTAAGGTAAAATATACTCACAATGACAATTCGACTATGGGCATTATTCTGGATGTTACCGAAGAAATTACGGA from Anaerocolumna sp. AGMB13020 encodes the following:
- a CDS encoding extracellular solute-binding protein, giving the protein MKRNLFISILLLSVILLNSCSLLPTNKKLLNSDDPITISVWNYYNGTVKVRFDELVAQFNETVGAEKGIVIEAQSYGDVTELADAVYEASNNSIGALPMPDIFASYADNAFRISDSARLVNLSDYFTKEELSEIKKEFLSEGIWGKEQTLKILPVAKSTEILFLNKTFWEDFAAETGASLDTLKTWEGLVQTAKLYYEHTGKAFFRIDAVANFMLISAMQLGEEFYQYDDDIASLNFSQDTAYRIWVNYYVPYLNGYFAKSGRFSSDDAKTGIITGYTGSTASASYFPEEVACEDIVAPIEVLTLPYPYYENSKPYVVQQGAGMCITKSDKAHEYAASVFLKWFIDMPQNIDFAVSTAYLPVKSQSLTANALMKTSNYEEISNAAVKSSIETTINMLSTHTLYGNKPFTNSFQLRSILENHLYTRVETDLALLEKRIINGEDRTTVIKELCSKEHFSSWYQAFTNELQTVLRTSK
- a CDS encoding GGDEF domain-containing protein; amino-acid sequence: MKYIKVDRQSMVFRLTSLTVIIILGQAALLSLFLIIGGVLSTAEENAFSSFSSKVNNRKDYLQREMKLRWTNMDPYVDQISGQYSIQEAPEEFLKNISESLISMLRATQVTGAFVILNNPGDEKPALYIRDYDPILNDYNKRDLYMVFGPSGLARDLQIPLDKIWKDRINLNTIDSDFFEQPLSIADLSTDSKLLGYWGIPFKLSKEDISIITYSMPLFDNENNLIGIIGVEISEQHLFKYLPGTDLQTKDSFGYMLGIRNPDTGELHTLITTKAIQKRITTANESLRYTTADDNNSIYLLDNSNVSWKLYLSIENLGLYGNNTPFQDNQWYLIGIMKESNLLEYAIRMKQLLLISFIASVITGGFLAYFVSYRFTKPIIKAAKKVNATKTAQVIEFENTGLTEVDELLDAIQITSNKLLKASGRMSCIIGMLELPIGVFEFSESTDAVFLTDRIPEFLGYDPKTGRSTADKKEFFTYRLNELLKHAEEAEEDVYYLDSPPGKWLKVKYTHNDNSTMGIILDVTEEITEKKQMMADRDLDGLTGIYNRKAMQFYMEETLHKIDTNLTSALLMFDLDNLKSVNDTYGHKWGDIYLKHVTKHLSKISEAQQVLGRRSGDEFTLLLFDFPSKDDLRQSLDQFYHKLGSDPIEFPDGTVKTAAISSGLVWISSKERTFEDYLHMADELLYEAKHSKKGYYVELELSKSL